Part of the Novosphingobium sp. KA1 genome is shown below.
TGGGCACGCGCTCGGGTGAGCCGCTTTACGAAGTCGCCGGCTACCAGGTGATCGAAAGAATCGAGGACGATCGTGGCGGCGCGCCGGTGCCGTTGGCCCGAATGCGCAAGGCGCTTTGATTTAGGCACTGTGCGGGGTTGGGGCTTTGCTTCCGCCCCGGCGCCGTCAGCTGCAGGCGGCGCAGGTCCCGCGCAGTTCGACGACCGGGCGCACATCGGCAAAACCGGCCTGCCTCGCGGCGGCGACCAGCGCTCCGGTCAGGGCGTCGTCGTCGATATGGACGGCCTGGCCGCAGACATCGCAGATCAGGAAGATGCAGTCGTGCTGGCAGCCGGGATGGCTGTTGGCGAGGTAGGCATTGGCGCTTTCGACCCGGCGGGCGAGGTTGGTGCGCACGAAGAGGTCGAGGATGCGGTAGACGCTGTTGGGCGCCACCCGCTTGCCGCGCAGCGCCGAGACACTTTCGGCCAGATCGTAGGCCGAGGCCGGGCGTTCGCGCTGGGCGAGCGCGCCAAACACGTCGGCGCGCATTTCCGTCCACTGCTCGCCGGCGGCGAGCAGGACGGAGCGAGCCTCTTCGATCAGGCCCTCGCCCGAGTGTTCGTGATGTTTGTGCGCACTTGCCATGCGGCCCATATGGGGGCTCGCCGGCCGCGACGCAATCGCAAGAACATCCCTGCGGATGCTCCCGGCATGATCAGTGCTGGAGCGATGCCGCCTGGGCCGGGGGCACCAGGCTTTCGGTGAGCGCG
Proteins encoded:
- a CDS encoding Fur family transcriptional regulator, whose product is MASAHKHHEHSGEGLIEEARSVLLAAGEQWTEMRADVFGALAQRERPASAYDLAESVSALRGKRVAPNSVYRILDLFVRTNLARRVESANAYLANSHPGCQHDCIFLICDVCGQAVHIDDDALTGALVAAARQAGFADVRPVVELRGTCAACS